In Nitrospirota bacterium, one DNA window encodes the following:
- the pglZ gene encoding BREX-1 system phosphatase PglZ type A: MDKEKIRNRLDELFTRYRIVFWNDSEREFEDMLPSLGLDGPDGPDGNTGINILRPEKIGQLKTKVVIELERPGDKFLVYSPDAIPRPEDDWLLDVRLYSYQFFADTASMIVEELGLRNHSLRDHIAKRKKFFANKQRMAQLKKIIAPGDRSEDIDRKMLAVLVKADSDRFFDIVHSLFTSFPFEEGMDSIPARFVDIQKMELEDMFWEFAREAFGYHAEKPNPGHFLTCLLVSDLHNDIGPALPENVRQFVLPGNFCRDAAVCMSEWRDSIKMAASYDCLSEMVAEALGIERYLKEIPDDKVLETLRGAVTFFVVEKLCAGRVKAYVREHRDTLDKDFLISFCRERQEKHWANRRLGHEVVPRAAFWSVYEAMIAATIFIDRKNSFPHGFSYANTKDVFEAYTRDLYVFDRQYRHFSEHAGIADSKGWAVLKDLKDEMEDLYQNWFLETLAILWEEKARLDNWYIEGVTNQYDFFRKYPGSKAGDKSAAVFVIVSDAMRYEAGVEVSEALNGRYRFKAKIESMLGCVPSYTALGMAALLPHTRLLISDRGDVFVDGKSCAGIEQRSEILSAKKGFAIKCDDLLRMSREDARELVRGKNIVYVYHNTIDALGDDAMTENKTFSAVHQAIGEVCDIVSFVMNQLNARFVFITADHGFIYRDKFPDETSRSKGRGMGQKSGADFNGDFFKTNKRFITGRKISGNEDVHRGNVSCTAGISSEGDMQFIIPKGISLFYFTGGARYFHGGMSLQEVVIPVITVEQVRGDEKEKTRERTVGVQVLGQDHRITTGRHRFEIIQTDAVSERIKAVTYKIGIYAGNEPVSDIQTLKFDSTSQDMVDRKKEVVLTLKNMALPVGMPYRLIFRNAGTDIEDLSIPVRIDRAFTSDF; this comes from the coding sequence ATGGACAAAGAGAAGATACGGAATAGATTGGACGAGCTTTTTACCCGCTACCGCATCGTCTTTTGGAATGATTCCGAGAGAGAGTTCGAGGATATGTTACCCTCTTTGGGACTTGACGGCCCGGATGGCCCAGATGGCAATACCGGCATCAATATCCTGCGTCCTGAAAAGATCGGGCAATTAAAGACCAAGGTGGTTATAGAGCTTGAGAGGCCTGGCGACAAGTTTCTTGTTTATTCTCCAGACGCAATCCCCAGGCCTGAGGATGATTGGCTTCTTGATGTGCGGTTATACAGCTATCAGTTTTTCGCTGATACAGCATCCATGATTGTTGAGGAGCTTGGATTAAGGAACCATTCTTTGCGGGATCACATCGCCAAACGAAAGAAATTCTTTGCCAACAAGCAAAGGATGGCTCAGCTAAAAAAGATTATTGCGCCGGGGGATAGATCGGAAGATATTGACCGGAAGATGTTGGCAGTGCTGGTGAAGGCAGACAGTGACCGCTTCTTTGACATCGTTCACTCTTTATTCACCTCCTTTCCATTTGAAGAGGGGATGGACTCCATACCGGCAAGGTTTGTTGATATACAGAAGATGGAGCTTGAAGATATGTTCTGGGAATTTGCGCGGGAGGCCTTTGGCTATCATGCGGAAAAGCCTAATCCGGGACATTTTCTGACGTGCCTTCTTGTGAGTGATCTTCATAACGATATTGGTCCGGCCCTGCCGGAGAATGTTCGGCAGTTTGTCTTACCCGGAAACTTTTGTCGTGATGCTGCGGTATGCATGAGCGAGTGGCGTGACAGCATAAAGATGGCAGCATCGTATGATTGTCTTTCTGAGATGGTGGCTGAGGCTTTAGGTATTGAGCGATATTTGAAGGAGATTCCGGATGATAAGGTTCTTGAGACGCTTAGAGGAGCGGTTACATTCTTTGTAGTGGAGAAACTATGTGCAGGCAGGGTCAAGGCTTACGTCCGTGAGCATCGGGATACCTTAGACAAAGATTTTCTCATTTCCTTTTGCCGTGAACGTCAGGAGAAGCATTGGGCAAACCGGCGGCTGGGCCATGAAGTTGTACCAAGAGCGGCGTTTTGGTCGGTCTATGAAGCGATGATAGCCGCTACAATTTTTATAGACAGAAAGAACAGCTTTCCCCATGGGTTCTCTTATGCCAATACAAAAGATGTTTTTGAGGCATATACGAGGGATTTGTATGTCTTTGACCGGCAATATCGTCATTTTTCCGAACATGCCGGCATTGCAGACTCCAAAGGCTGGGCAGTGCTCAAAGACCTCAAGGATGAGATGGAAGACTTGTATCAAAACTGGTTTCTTGAGACTTTGGCGATTCTATGGGAAGAGAAGGCCAGGCTCGATAATTGGTATATTGAAGGTGTTACCAATCAGTATGACTTCTTTAGGAAATATCCCGGGAGTAAAGCCGGTGATAAAAGTGCGGCAGTTTTTGTAATCGTCAGTGACGCTATGCGTTATGAGGCAGGTGTTGAGGTCAGCGAAGCCCTTAATGGACGATATCGTTTTAAGGCTAAGATAGAGTCAATGCTTGGATGTGTCCCATCATACACAGCACTCGGTATGGCGGCCCTTCTGCCGCATACTCGTTTACTAATTTCAGACAGGGGTGATGTGTTTGTTGATGGTAAATCATGTGCCGGCATCGAGCAGAGAAGCGAAATATTATCTGCGAAGAAGGGGTTTGCGATAAAGTGCGACGATTTACTTCGTATGAGCCGGGAGGATGCACGGGAACTTGTGCGGGGGAAAAATATTGTTTATGTATATCACAATACGATTGACGCCCTGGGTGATGACGCCATGACTGAGAATAAAACATTTTCTGCAGTTCACCAGGCTATAGGTGAGGTTTGTGACATAGTCTCTTTTGTGATGAATCAGTTGAATGCGAGATTTGTCTTTATTACTGCGGACCACGGGTTTATTTACAGGGATAAATTTCCGGACGAGACGAGTCGCAGCAAAGGCCGCGGAATGGGACAGAAGTCGGGAGCGGACTTTAACGGCGACTTTTTCAAAACAAACAAGCGTTTTATAACCGGAAGAAAGATCTCCGGAAATGAGGATGTGCATCGTGGGAATGTCTCTTGTACAGCCGGTATTTCATCTGAAGGGGATATGCAATTCATTATACCTAAAGGGATAAGCCTATTTTATTTTACAGGGGGGGCGCGGTACTTTCATGGAGGCATGAGCCTGCAGGAGGTAGTGATCCCTGTTATTACGGTCGAGCAGGTACGGGGCGATGAAAAGGAAAAGACGCGGGAAAGGACTGTTGGCGTGCAGGTTCTGGGGCAGGACCATCGTATTACGACAGGAAGGCATAGGTTTGAGATTATTCAAACCGATGCCGTGTCTGAGAGGATCAAGGCAGTCACGTATAAGATCGGGATTTATGCGGGTAATGAGCCGGTAAGCGATATACAGACACTCAAGTTCGACAGCACGTCTCAGGATATGGTTGACCGTAAGAAAGAGGTTGTCCTGACATTAAAGAACATGGCACTCCCGGTTGGAATGCCTTATCGCCTGATATTCCGTAACGCTGGTACTGATATTGAAGATCTGTCAATCCCTGTGCGGATAGACAGGGCTTTTACCAGCGATTTTTAA
- a CDS encoding sigma-54-dependent Fis family transcriptional regulator — MKPSHILVVDDDRDIRETMATLLTMNGYLVTTAGDGPAAIEEVRKDKFHLMITDLNLPLMNGIELIKEVRGICPDLQCIIITGYATVATAVDAMKAGAFDYLLKPFNKTEVLLLIKRALDFLNLKTENDRLKRSLEGKYSFEKLIGVSEGIKNVCSLIEKVADTDSTILILGESGTGKELVARTIHFNSQRRNKPLIPINCGAIPENLLESELFGHEKGAFTGAIAMRVGRFELADGGTIFLDEIGEMSPTLQVKLLRILQQKEFERVGGTKTIKVDVRIIAATNIDLEKAVEENKFREDLFYRLNVIPILIPPLRDRTDDIPILLQHFLEQFNKSKKRKLEGFSREAMGLLISYRWPGNIRELENLIERLVILKGEGIIMIEDLPDKIRFSGEKHGISSMTIPDSGINLNDVVEEFENKLILQALQKAQGVKNKAAELLSLNRTTLVEKLKKKKLDMPVNN; from the coding sequence ATGAAACCCTCCCATATCCTTGTAGTTGATGATGACCGCGATATCCGTGAGACAATGGCGACCCTTCTTACCATGAACGGCTATCTTGTTACTACAGCCGGCGATGGCCCCGCTGCAATCGAAGAGGTAAGAAAAGATAAATTTCATCTTATGATTACAGATCTTAATCTGCCTCTAATGAATGGTATTGAGCTTATAAAGGAGGTCAGGGGGATCTGCCCTGATTTACAATGCATAATTATTACCGGTTATGCAACAGTGGCAACGGCTGTGGATGCAATGAAGGCAGGTGCATTTGATTATTTACTTAAACCGTTCAATAAGACAGAGGTATTGCTCTTAATAAAGCGTGCACTGGATTTTCTGAACCTTAAGACTGAGAATGACCGGCTCAAAAGGAGCCTTGAGGGTAAGTACAGTTTTGAAAAACTCATAGGTGTAAGTGAAGGAATAAAGAATGTATGTTCCCTTATCGAAAAGGTGGCAGATACTGACAGTACAATCCTGATTTTAGGTGAGAGCGGCACAGGTAAGGAGCTGGTTGCAAGGACTATCCACTTTAACAGCCAGAGACGCAATAAACCCCTCATACCTATAAACTGCGGGGCCATTCCTGAGAACCTCCTTGAGAGTGAGTTGTTCGGCCATGAGAAGGGCGCTTTTACAGGTGCAATAGCTATGCGTGTCGGGAGGTTTGAACTTGCCGACGGTGGAACGATATTCCTTGATGAGATTGGTGAGATGAGTCCCACCCTCCAGGTCAAACTTCTCAGGATACTTCAGCAAAAAGAGTTTGAACGTGTCGGCGGGACAAAGACCATAAAGGTAGATGTAAGGATAATAGCTGCTACAAATATTGACCTTGAAAAGGCTGTTGAAGAAAATAAGTTCAGGGAGGACCTGTTTTACAGACTTAATGTAATACCTATTCTAATACCGCCGCTAAGAGATCGTACGGATGATATTCCCATATTACTTCAACATTTTCTTGAGCAGTTCAATAAGTCAAAGAAAAGGAAGCTGGAAGGGTTTTCAAGAGAGGCAATGGGATTACTTATCTCTTACAGATGGCCCGGTAATATAAGGGAGCTTGAGAACCTTATCGAGAGATTGGTTATCTTAAAAGGTGAAGGCATTATAATGATTGAAGACCTTCCTGATAAGATCAGGTTTTCAGGGGAAAAACACGGCATCTCATCTATGACAATACCTGACAGCGGTATAAACCTTAATGATGTAGTAGAGGAGTTTGAAAATAAACTGATCCTGCAGGCGCTTCAAAAGGCACAGGGTGTAAAAAATAAAGCTGCTGAATTGCTGTCATTAAACAGGACGACCCTTGTTGAAAAACTAAAGAAGAAGAAACTGGATATGCCCGTCAATAATTAA
- a CDS encoding AAA family ATPase codes for MSNYSIFKHGSAWVRADFHLHTCKDSEFSYQDDEKDFVKSYIEALKKADIRVGAITNHNKFDSGEFKALRKNALKEDIFLLPGIELSVKDGKSGVHTIVIFNDDWISNTENKDYINDFLRVTFAGRSNYENENARSNHYLLETIRELDKFGRDYFLLFAHVETENGLWGSLSGGRIQELAKDEQFKKKTLGFQKVMTHDVHDRVCRIKVQNWLINWYPAEIEGSDCKSIDEVGRGKKTFLKLGDYVFSAIKYALIDFENRVAPEAVQYKHSHIKSITFAGGVLDGHEIDFSPELNSLIGIRGSGKSSILEALRYALDIPFGDKVVDSNYKSRLVEHTLGSGGKIVLQAIDRRGQEYEIRRILNEQPDVYVGGILQPGVSIRETILYKPIYFGQKDLSSSGEGFEKDLVEKLVGENLTAIRNRIEMQRQKVADTVIRLKKLTNVEESKKEYDSKKRDAEFKLNLYKQHGVEEKLQKQIDFDVDSRKCVQVLSSAKEYLDDLEQLIGRHEDDLANHLLYKSKRNESFFVNFFEIYKKITDSFGLLKKALDAGRLGFNELTIKEKDFDKEKKGLKEEFAEIERRLSEELTERGAQAIRPDEFLQLKKTVDQAGQMLKALEKQQSQQMGIHGELLLELTKLNDLWHDEFVAIQNELQKVNENHSSLQIFVGFKEDKKAFVEYMKNLFRGSKIRENTFTSITAGFSDFGAMFKDFEKAKNICGNSAHTFEEYFKENMTPLLTWQVPNRFTIKYRDKELKHHSLGQRASALILFVLSQRENDLILIDQPEDDLDNQTIYEDVIKLIRGLKRNTQFIFATHNANIPVLGDSERIFACNYADDHMSISYGNIDCSETQQKIVDIMEGGKEAFNRRKEIYQIWKLQNSSK; via the coding sequence ATGAGTAATTACAGCATATTTAAGCATGGTTCTGCCTGGGTGCGTGCAGATTTTCATTTGCATACCTGCAAGGACAGTGAGTTTTCTTATCAGGATGATGAAAAGGATTTTGTTAAGTCGTATATTGAAGCCTTAAAAAAAGCAGATATCCGGGTCGGAGCGATAACTAATCACAATAAATTCGATTCAGGAGAATTTAAGGCATTACGCAAAAATGCACTAAAAGAGGATATTTTTCTGTTACCTGGCATTGAATTATCCGTGAAGGATGGGAAAAGCGGTGTGCACACAATAGTTATCTTCAATGATGATTGGATTAGTAATACTGAGAACAAAGATTATATTAACGACTTTCTAAGAGTGACGTTTGCAGGGCGGTCAAATTATGAAAATGAAAATGCAAGATCAAATCATTATTTGCTTGAAACGATAAGAGAATTAGATAAGTTTGGACGGGATTATTTTTTGTTGTTTGCTCATGTTGAAACGGAGAATGGTCTATGGGGAAGCCTTTCGGGCGGGCGTATACAGGAATTAGCGAAAGATGAACAGTTTAAGAAAAAAACTCTTGGTTTTCAAAAAGTGATGACGCACGATGTCCATGATCGTGTATGCAGGATAAAGGTGCAAAACTGGTTGATAAATTGGTATCCTGCAGAAATCGAAGGGTCTGATTGTAAATCTATAGATGAAGTCGGCAGGGGTAAAAAGACCTTTCTTAAATTAGGAGATTATGTTTTCTCAGCAATTAAATATGCTTTAATTGATTTTGAGAATAGAGTAGCACCAGAAGCTGTACAGTATAAACACTCACATATCAAGAGCATTACTTTTGCGGGAGGTGTGCTGGATGGGCATGAAATAGACTTCTCGCCTGAGTTGAATTCCTTAATTGGGATTCGTGGGAGTGGGAAATCATCTATTCTGGAGGCGTTAAGATATGCCTTAGACATCCCTTTTGGAGATAAGGTGGTGGATAGTAATTATAAGAGCAGATTGGTTGAACATACACTCGGCAGTGGTGGGAAGATTGTCTTGCAGGCTATAGACAGACGAGGGCAAGAGTACGAGATCAGACGCATTCTGAATGAACAGCCGGATGTCTATGTTGGCGGAATACTTCAACCAGGTGTATCAATCCGGGAAACTATTCTTTATAAACCAATCTATTTTGGACAAAAAGACCTTTCCAGCTCTGGCGAGGGTTTTGAAAAAGACCTTGTAGAGAAATTGGTTGGAGAAAATCTAACGGCAATTCGTAATCGTATTGAAATGCAACGTCAGAAAGTAGCGGACACCGTGATACGTTTGAAAAAACTCACCAATGTCGAGGAAAGTAAAAAAGAATACGATTCAAAGAAAAGAGATGCCGAGTTTAAATTGAATTTATATAAACAACATGGTGTTGAAGAGAAACTTCAGAAACAGATTGATTTTGATGTGGATAGTCGCAAATGTGTTCAGGTATTGTCCTCAGCTAAGGAATATTTGGACGATCTGGAACAATTGATTGGTCGTCATGAAGATGATTTAGCAAATCATCTTCTTTATAAGTCTAAAAGGAATGAATCTTTTTTTGTTAATTTTTTTGAGATATATAAAAAAATAACTGATTCTTTTGGCCTTTTAAAGAAGGCATTGGATGCCGGCAGGTTAGGTTTCAACGAATTGACTATAAAAGAGAAAGATTTTGATAAAGAGAAAAAGGGGCTTAAGGAAGAGTTTGCAGAGATTGAGCGAAGGCTTTCTGAAGAGCTCACAGAGAGGGGCGCTCAAGCTATACGTCCGGATGAATTCCTGCAATTGAAAAAAACAGTTGATCAGGCAGGGCAAATGCTTAAAGCGCTTGAAAAACAACAATCACAACAAATGGGCATACATGGAGAACTGCTCTTGGAATTAACAAAGTTAAACGATTTATGGCATGACGAGTTTGTTGCTATTCAGAATGAGCTGCAAAAGGTTAATGAAAATCATTCCTCGCTTCAAATATTTGTTGGTTTTAAAGAAGACAAAAAGGCATTTGTTGAGTATATGAAGAATTTATTCAGAGGGAGTAAGATCAGAGAAAACACATTTACCAGTATTACCGCAGGTTTTTCGGACTTTGGAGCGATGTTCAAAGACTTTGAAAAGGCAAAAAATATTTGCGGAAATTCTGCGCATACATTTGAAGAATATTTTAAAGAAAATATGACGCCTCTCTTAACATGGCAAGTACCAAACCGTTTCACAATTAAATACAGAGATAAAGAGTTAAAGCATCATTCACTCGGTCAGAGGGCTTCTGCCTTAATCCTTTTTGTTCTTAGCCAGCGTGAAAATGACCTGATTTTGATTGATCAGCCGGAAGATGATCTTGATAACCAGACTATTTATGAAGATGTCATCAAATTGATAAGAGGACTTAAAAGAAATACACAATTCATATTTGCAACACATAATGCAAATATTCCGGTCTTAGGTGACTCTGAAAGGATTTTTGCGTGCAATTATGCAGATGACCATATGTCAATTTCCTATGGAAATATTGATTGTTCTGAGACACAACAGAAAATAGTAGATATTATGGAAGGTGGTAAAGAAGCGTTTAATAGAAGGAAGGAGATTTATCAAATATGGAAACTTCAGAACTCCTCGAAATAA
- a CDS encoding four helix bundle protein: MIKSYKDMIVWQKAMDLVELVYQATKQFPKEEQYGLTNQIRRAAVSVPSNIAEGQARQSTAEFKNFLSISRGSLAEVETQILLAQRLTYLSQQTVEEVLALQEEVNKMINSLISKLATRH; the protein is encoded by the coding sequence ATGATAAAGAGTTACAAGGATATGATCGTTTGGCAGAAGGCGATGGACTTAGTCGAACTTGTATATCAGGCAACAAAACAATTTCCGAAAGAGGAACAGTACGGGCTGACGAATCAGATACGAAGGGCTGCGGTCTCGGTTCCATCGAATATAGCGGAAGGGCAGGCAAGACAATCAACAGCGGAGTTCAAGAACTTCCTATCCATATCCAGGGGTTCTCTGGCAGAAGTGGAGACTCAGATACTTCTTGCTCAACGTTTGACCTACCTGTCTCAGCAGACTGTAGAGGAAGTTCTTGCTCTTCAGGAGGAAGTAAACAAGATGATCAATTCATTAATCAGCAAACTTGCCACTCGCCACTAA
- a CDS encoding putative DNA binding domain-containing protein: METSELLEIISRGEDGKHQFKGNVTNVIALAEEMVAFSNSGGGWLFIGVGDNGARSGLTVEDMQRLNQLVSNAASQHVHPPINPQTENVILPDGLVMVVNISDGISKPYLDNQGAVVVKSGADKRKVTSRAEIQRMFQSAGLIHGDEIPTTGMTVADVDLSYFSGFFQREYGEKLDAQDISLPKILENMNLIKDGVLNISGALLFAKNPQMRLPVFIVKAVCYPGNSIDESEYIDSQDITGKLADVFQKSLGFVIGNLKHVQRDRSINSPGEPEIPRVALEELIANSLIHRDYFVSAPVRIFIFRDRIEIISPGHLPNNLTIENIKSGNSNIRNPILSSYATKILPYRGLGTGIRRALKAYPEIDFEDDHSGNQFKVTIKRFI, from the coding sequence ATGGAAACTTCAGAACTCCTCGAAATAATTTCCCGTGGCGAAGATGGGAAGCACCAATTCAAAGGCAATGTTACCAATGTTATTGCCCTTGCAGAAGAGATGGTTGCTTTCAGTAATTCCGGTGGAGGCTGGCTGTTCATAGGTGTAGGGGATAATGGCGCCAGGTCAGGGCTTACAGTTGAAGACATGCAAAGATTAAATCAATTAGTTTCAAATGCAGCGTCGCAACATGTTCACCCCCCAATTAATCCACAGACGGAAAATGTTATCTTGCCGGATGGGCTGGTTATGGTTGTTAATATCTCTGACGGGATTAGCAAGCCATATTTGGATAATCAAGGGGCGGTTGTGGTTAAGAGTGGGGCAGATAAACGTAAAGTAACATCACGTGCAGAGATTCAGCGCATGTTTCAAAGTGCAGGTTTAATTCATGGAGATGAAATTCCAACTACTGGTATGACTGTTGCTGATGTTGATCTTTCTTATTTTAGTGGTTTTTTTCAGCGTGAATATGGAGAAAAACTGGATGCTCAGGATATCTCTTTGCCAAAGATACTTGAAAATATGAATCTAATAAAAGATGGTGTCTTAAACATAAGCGGGGCTTTACTTTTTGCAAAGAATCCACAAATGAGACTGCCGGTTTTTATCGTTAAAGCGGTATGTTATCCCGGAAACTCTATAGATGAATCTGAATATATAGACAGTCAGGACATTACCGGGAAATTGGCAGATGTTTTTCAAAAAAGTTTAGGGTTTGTTATAGGTAACCTTAAGCATGTGCAAAGAGACAGAAGCATCAATAGTCCTGGAGAACCGGAAATCCCACGGGTAGCTCTTGAAGAGTTAATTGCCAATTCACTTATTCATCGTGATTATTTTGTATCTGCTCCTGTGCGCATTTTTATTTTTCGGGATCGTATAGAAATAATCAGCCCGGGGCATTTGCCTAATAATTTGACAATTGAAAACATTAAAAGTGGTAATTCTAATATCCGTAATCCTATATTGTCTTCTTACGCTACAAAGATCCTCCCTTATCGGGGATTAGGAACAGGGATAAGACGCGCATTAAAGGCATATCCTGAAATTGATTTCGAAGATGATCACAGTGGAAATCAGTTCAAGGTAACGATAAAACGTTTTATTTAG
- the brxL gene encoding protease Lon-related BREX system protein BrxL produces the protein MNTELDNLLNKHFSGKVVRKDLTKKIKEGANVPVYVLEYLLGQYCASTDDLIIEDGMKTVKRVLAENYVRPDEAEKVKSIVREKGGLKVIDKVTVALNEKKDIYEAVFSNLGIKNVIVPSDTVKKYQKLLAGGIWSIINLRYFYEEGQSVSPFILEDIKPIQMPNMDMETLFEGRRAFTEEQWLDALLRSAGMEPTLFAERVKWHLIARMIPFVENNYNACELGPRNTGKSHLYKEISPNSILVSGGQTTVANLFYNMSRRQIGLVGVWDVVAFDEVAGISFTDKDGVQIMKDYMASGSFARGRDQINANASMVFVGNINQPVDTLIKTSHLLSPFPENMIDSAFFDRFHAYIPGWEIPKMKPEFFTNNYGLIVDYLAEYLREMRKHNYSDAIDKYFRLGRDLNQRDVIAVRKMVSGLLKLLYPHGEYDKAAVARCLDYALESRRRVKEQLKKIGGMEFYDVHFSYADKVSSEEKYISVPEQGGGFLIPDGPMNPGTVHTVARGSNGHLGMYRIEIQMSPGNGSVRFSGLGSSSASKECLRVAFDYFKANSSRVSVTPKAGDHDFHIHVVELHNSGPAEALTLTAVIALASALTRKSVQSQIVVLGSMSLGGNIIPVENLAEAMRVALDAGARRILIPSSSVGDFQTVPGELLSKFQNSFYADPIDAVFKAMGVE, from the coding sequence ATGAATACGGAATTGGATAATCTGCTTAATAAACATTTTAGCGGTAAGGTTGTCCGCAAGGACTTGACGAAGAAGATTAAGGAAGGCGCGAATGTGCCGGTGTATGTCCTTGAGTATCTTCTGGGGCAGTATTGCGCGTCAACGGACGACTTGATCATTGAAGACGGTATGAAGACCGTCAAGCGTGTGCTTGCCGAGAACTATGTTCGTCCTGATGAGGCGGAGAAGGTCAAATCCATTGTCAGGGAAAAGGGCGGGCTTAAAGTGATTGATAAGGTGACGGTCGCTCTCAATGAAAAAAAAGACATCTATGAGGCGGTTTTTTCTAATTTGGGGATCAAGAATGTCATTGTGCCGAGTGACACGGTAAAGAAATACCAGAAATTACTGGCCGGTGGTATCTGGTCAATTATAAACTTGCGTTACTTTTATGAAGAAGGGCAGAGTGTATCGCCGTTTATACTTGAAGATATCAAGCCGATCCAAATGCCTAATATGGACATGGAGACTCTTTTTGAAGGACGCCGCGCATTTACTGAAGAACAGTGGCTGGATGCCTTGTTGCGTTCGGCCGGAATGGAGCCTACTCTATTTGCCGAGCGTGTTAAATGGCATCTGATAGCCCGAATGATACCTTTTGTTGAAAATAATTACAATGCGTGTGAGCTGGGTCCGCGTAATACCGGTAAAAGCCATTTATATAAGGAAATCAGCCCGAACAGCATTTTAGTCTCTGGCGGACAGACAACGGTGGCCAACCTTTTCTACAATATGAGCCGCCGGCAGATCGGGCTTGTGGGTGTGTGGGACGTTGTAGCGTTTGATGAAGTAGCGGGGATATCGTTTACTGACAAAGATGGCGTCCAGATTATGAAGGATTATATGGCGTCAGGTTCATTTGCCCGCGGGCGTGATCAGATAAACGCCAATGCCTCGATGGTTTTTGTGGGTAATATCAATCAGCCAGTAGATACTCTGATAAAAACGAGCCATCTGCTTTCGCCTTTTCCTGAGAATATGATTGACTCTGCATTCTTTGACCGGTTCCATGCGTATATACCAGGATGGGAAATACCCAAGATGAAGCCGGAGTTCTTTACGAACAACTACGGTCTTATAGTGGATTATCTGGCAGAGTATTTACGGGAGATGAGAAAACATAATTATTCAGATGCGATTGATAAATATTTTCGCCTGGGTCGGGATTTGAATCAGCGCGACGTGATTGCTGTGAGAAAGATGGTATCAGGGTTGTTAAAGCTTCTTTATCCTCATGGTGAATATGATAAGGCTGCAGTTGCAAGGTGTTTGGATTACGCGCTTGAATCAAGACGGCGTGTTAAGGAGCAGCTTAAGAAGATAGGCGGGATGGAGTTTTATGACGTGCATTTTAGTTATGCAGACAAGGTATCCAGTGAGGAAAAGTATATCTCTGTTCCTGAGCAGGGCGGTGGTTTCCTCATTCCTGATGGGCCGATGAATCCGGGAACGGTGCATACTGTTGCGCGAGGCAGTAACGGACACCTGGGTATGTATCGGATTGAGATTCAGATGAGTCCGGGTAATGGTTCCGTTCGTTTTTCAGGTCTTGGATCAAGCTCCGCCTCTAAGGAATGTTTGCGTGTGGCCTTTGATTATTTTAAGGCAAATTCATCAAGGGTCAGCGTTACGCCAAAGGCCGGGGATCACGACTTTCATATTCATGTCGTTGAATTGCATAATTCCGGGCCGGCAGAAGCGCTGACCTTGACAGCAGTTATTGCACTTGCCTCGGCGTTGACACGAAAATCAGTTCAATCGCAAATAGTCGTTTTAGGCAGTATGAGTTTAGGCGGGAATATTATACCTGTGGAAAATCTGGCAGAGGCCATGCGGGTGGCCCTTGACGCAGGCGCCAGGAGAATACTTATCCCATCCAGCAGTGTCGGAGATTTTCAGACGGTTCCAGGGGAGCTATTGTCAAAGTTTCAGAACAGCTTCTATGCCGATCCTATTGATGCGGTGTTTAAGGCTATGGGGGTTGAGTGA